The following are from one region of the Salinirussus salinus genome:
- the secY gene encoding preprotein translocase subunit SecY gives MSWKDTAEPVLTRMPSVRRPEGHVPFKRKLGWTAGILVLYFFLTNVFLFGLQGQGSEVFGQFRSILAGGQGTILQLGIGPIVTASIVLQLLGGADLLGLDTQNNPRDQVLYQGLQKLLVVVMCILTGLPMVFAGDFLPASDAVAASLGIGEFGVQWLMFAQIFAGGLLILFMDEVVSKWGVGSGIGLFIIAGVSQSLLGGIFQIPGITAAAGAEPGILTTWVGIITGAVSFPPILTPSGINALLIGAGNIVPILTTVGIFVVVVYAESVRVEIPLSNTRVKGARGRYPVKLIYASVLPMILVRALQANIQFLGRILNAQLGGLPAWLGQYTNGQATAGLFYYLRPIRNPGDWMWFAGGGGGHSPVEIMARVGVDLTFMVIGGAIFAIFWVETTDMGPDATAQQIHNSGMQIPGFRQNVRSIERVLEQYIPQVTVIGGALVGLLAVMANMLGTIGGVSGTGLLLTVSITYKIYEEIAEEQLMEMHPMMRQMFG, from the coding sequence ATGAGCTGGAAGGACACCGCCGAACCGGTACTCACCCGGATGCCGTCCGTCCGGCGGCCGGAGGGACACGTCCCTTTCAAGCGCAAGCTGGGATGGACCGCGGGCATCCTGGTGCTGTATTTCTTCCTGACGAACGTCTTCCTCTTCGGCCTCCAGGGCCAGGGGAGCGAGGTTTTCGGTCAGTTCCGGTCGATTCTCGCCGGCGGCCAGGGGACGATCCTGCAGCTGGGGATCGGCCCCATCGTCACGGCGAGCATCGTGCTCCAGTTGCTCGGCGGTGCCGACCTGCTCGGGCTGGACACACAGAACAACCCCCGCGACCAGGTGCTCTACCAGGGCCTCCAGAAGCTGCTGGTGGTCGTGATGTGTATCCTGACGGGCCTGCCGATGGTCTTCGCCGGCGACTTTCTGCCGGCGAGTGACGCCGTCGCGGCCTCGCTGGGTATCGGCGAGTTCGGTGTCCAGTGGCTGATGTTCGCCCAGATCTTCGCGGGCGGGCTCCTCATCCTCTTCATGGACGAGGTCGTCAGCAAGTGGGGCGTCGGCTCGGGGATCGGTCTCTTCATCATCGCCGGCGTCAGCCAGAGCCTGCTCGGCGGGATCTTCCAGATACCCGGGATAACGGCCGCAGCGGGCGCCGAACCGGGCATCCTCACAACCTGGGTCGGGATCATCACCGGCGCGGTCTCGTTCCCGCCGATCCTGACGCCGTCGGGGATCAACGCCCTGCTCATCGGGGCCGGGAACATCGTCCCGATCCTGACCACCGTCGGCATCTTCGTGGTGGTCGTCTACGCCGAGTCCGTCCGCGTCGAGATCCCCCTCTCGAACACTCGTGTGAAGGGGGCCCGCGGCCGGTACCCGGTCAAGCTCATCTACGCCAGCGTCCTGCCGATGATCCTCGTCCGGGCGCTGCAGGCCAACATCCAGTTCCTCGGCCGGATCCTGAACGCACAGCTGGGCGGCCTGCCGGCCTGGCTGGGTCAGTACACCAACGGCCAGGCGACCGCCGGGCTGTTCTACTACCTCCGGCCGATACGCAATCCGGGCGACTGGATGTGGTTCGCCGGCGGGGGCGGTGGCCACTCGCCGGTCGAGATCATGGCGCGGGTCGGAGTCGACCTGACGTTCATGGTCATCGGGGGTGCTATCTTCGCCATCTTCTGGGTGGAGACCACGGACATGGGACCCGATGCGACGGCCCAGCAGATCCACAACTCCGGGATGCAGATCCCCGGGTTCCGCCAGAACGTCCGCTCGATCGAGCGGGTGCTCGAGCAGTACATCCCGCAGGTGACGGTCATCGGCGGGGCGCTGGTCGGGCTGCTTGCGGTGATGGCGAACATGCTCGGTACCATCGGCGGCGTCTCCGGAACCGGGCTGCTGCTGACGGTGTCGATCACTTACAAGATCTACGAGGAGATCGCCGAAGAGCAGCTCATGGAGATGCACCCCATGATGCGCCAGATGTTCGGCTAA